The following are from one region of the Streptococcus sp. 1643 genome:
- the gpsB gene encoding cell division regulator GpsB produces MASIIFSAKDIFEQDFGREVRGYSKAEVDEFLDDVIKDYETYAALVKSLRQEIADLKEELSHKPQVAPTQPDSIEVTASTSMTNFDILKRLNRLEKEVFGKQILDNQDL; encoded by the coding sequence ATGGCAAGTATTATATTTTCAGCGAAAGATATTTTTGAACAAGACTTCGGACGTGAAGTTCGTGGATACAGCAAAGCAGAGGTAGATGAATTCCTAGACGATGTGATTAAGGATTATGAAACCTACGCAGCTTTGGTCAAATCCCTTCGTCAAGAGATTGCTGATTTGAAAGAAGAATTATCTCATAAACCACAGGTAGCGCCAACTCAACCAGACTCTATTGAAGTAACAGCTTCTACTTCAATGACAAACTTTGATATTTTGAAACGCTTAAATCGTCTCGAAAAAGAAGTATTTGGTAAGCAAATCTTAGACAACCAAGATTTATAA
- a CDS encoding cell division site-positioning protein MapZ family protein, which translates to MSKKRRDRHKKGHQEPQFDFDEAKDLTVGQVIRKNEEVEAGVLPEDSILDKYIKQHREEIEADKFETRQFKKEEPASTQNLEEMIQEVRESSEPSDQVDDSDVVAEESIEEIENEETTQFVPPLQDEESAEIEPLVLTETEPKEINEEQEEETYTPLSRSAQTEPETGSKKKGVIIIASVVAAILVLAGTYYVYRQVSRSNQEIQSSQAASSDDQGTQTALKDFNDLYDTFYTDANKTALKNSQFDKLSQLKTLLDKLEGSRDYTLAKSRYDSLATQIKAIQDVNALFESPAITDGVLDTNAKAKADAKFTEIKTGNTELDKLLDKAISLGKSQQTSASSSSSSSSTSQASSSSATESNASSTTPSTSTTAPARDTNGGLSGDGVNLQRSASRVPYNQSAVDDSNNPAWTFADGVLEQVLATSRARGYITGNQYILERVNIVNGNGYYNLYKPDGTYLFTLNCKTGYFVGNGSGHADDLDY; encoded by the coding sequence ATGAGTAAGAAAAGACGTGATCGTCATAAAAAAGGACATCAAGAACCACAATTCGACTTTGACGAAGCAAAAGACTTGACTGTTGGTCAAGTCATTCGTAAGAATGAAGAGGTTGAAGCAGGAGTATTGCCTGAGGACAGTATCCTAGACAAATACATCAAACAGCACCGTGAAGAAATCGAAGCCGACAAGTTTGAAACTCGTCAGTTTAAAAAAGAAGAGCCAGCTTCTACTCAAAACCTAGAGGAAATGATCCAAGAAGTTCGTGAATCAAGTGAACCTTCTGATCAGGTAGACGATTCAGACGTGGTTGCTGAAGAATCTATTGAAGAGATAGAAAATGAAGAGACTACTCAGTTTGTTCCACCGCTTCAAGATGAAGAAAGTGCTGAAATAGAGCCTCTCGTTTTAACAGAAACAGAGCCTAAGGAAATAAATGAGGAACAAGAAGAGGAGACCTATACACCTCTATCACGTTCGGCTCAAACAGAACCTGAAACAGGCTCTAAGAAGAAAGGTGTCATCATCATTGCTTCAGTAGTCGCTGCAATTCTTGTTCTTGCTGGAACATATTATGTCTATCGTCAAGTGTCTCGTTCAAACCAAGAGATTCAGTCTTCTCAAGCAGCCTCTTCGGATGATCAAGGGACACAAACAGCTTTGAAAGACTTCAATGATCTCTATGATACTTTCTATACAGATGCTAATAAGACAGCTCTGAAAAACAGCCAGTTTGATAAATTGAGCCAATTGAAAACCTTGCTAGATAAGTTAGAAGGTAGCCGTGATTATACACTAGCTAAGTCAAGATATGATAGCCTAGCAACTCAAATCAAGGCCATTCAAGATGTTAATGCCCTCTTTGAAAGCCCAGCAATCACTGACGGTGTCTTGGATACCAATGCGAAAGCCAAAGCGGATGCTAAATTTACAGAAATCAAGACAGGGAACACAGAACTAGACAAACTCTTGGATAAGGCCATTAGTCTTGGTAAGAGCCAACAAACCAGTGCTTCCAGCTCAAGTTCAAGCTCTAGCACGAGTCAAGCAAGCTCAAGCTCAGCTACAGAAAGCAATGCAAGCAGTACGACCCCTTCAACAAGCACTACGGCACCGGCTAGAGACACGAATGGTGGTTTGTCTGGCGATGGGGTTAATCTTCAAAGAAGTGCTAGTCGTGTACCTTACAACCAATCAGCTGTAGACGATAGCAACAACCCTGCTTGGACCTTTGCGGATGGTGTATTGGAACAAGTCCTAGCAACATCACGTGCTCGTGGCTATATCACTGGAAATCAATACATCCTAGAACGTGTCAATATCGTAAACGGAAATGGTTATTACAACCTCTATAAACCGGATGGAACCTATCTCTTCACCCTCAACTGTAAGACGGGTTACTTTGTAGGGAATGGTTCTGGTCACGCTGATGACTTGGACTACTAG
- a CDS encoding peptide ABC transporter substrate-binding protein yields MKSSKLLALAGVTLLAAATLAACSGSSSNAKGEKTFSYIYETDPDNLNYLTTGKAATANITSNVIDGLLENDRYGNFVPSMAEDWSVSKDGLTYTYTLRKDAKWYTSEGEEYAEVKAQDFVTGLKYAADKKSDGLYLVQESIKGLDAYVKGEITDFSQVGIKALDDYTVQYTLNKPESFWNSKTTMGVLAPVNEEFLNSKGDDFAKGTDPSSILYNGPFLLKSIVAKSSVEFEKNPNYWDKDNVHLDKVKLSFWDGQDTNKPTEAFKDGSFTMARLFPTSASYSETEKTFKDNIVYTQQDSTTYLVGTNIDRQSYKYTSKTTDEEKVSTKKALLNKDFRQAIAFGFDRTAYASQVNGASGATKLLRNLFVPPTFVQADGKNFGELVKEKLVTYGDEWSNVNLDDAQDGLYNPDKAKAEFAKAKTALQAEGVKFPIHLDMPVDQTNTTKVQRVQSFKQSVEENLGSDNVVIDIQQLQKDDVQNITYFAETAAGEDWDISDNVGWSPDYIDPSTYLDIIKPSVGENTKTYLGFDSGTNNAAAKQVGLEDYEKMVVEAGEETTDVSKRYEKYAAAQAWLTDSALLIPTTSQTGRPMLSKMVPFTLPFAYSGNKGMSEALLYKYLEVQDKAVTIEEYQKAQEKWLKEKEESNKKAQEDLANHVK; encoded by the coding sequence ATGAAAAGTTCAAAACTACTTGCCCTTGCGGGTGTGACGTTATTGGCAGCTGCGACTCTTGCGGCTTGCTCTGGATCAAGTTCAAATGCTAAAGGTGAGAAAACATTCTCATACATTTACGAAACGGATCCTGATAACCTAAACTATTTGACAACTGGTAAGGCAGCTACAGCAAATATTACTAGTAACGTTATCGATGGCTTACTTGAAAATGACCGCTATGGTAACTTTGTACCATCTATGGCTGAGGATTGGTCTGTATCTAAGGATGGATTGACTTACACGTATACACTCCGAAAGGATGCAAAATGGTATACATCTGAAGGTGAGGAGTATGCAGAAGTTAAAGCTCAAGACTTTGTAACTGGTCTTAAGTATGCTGCTGATAAGAAATCAGATGGTCTTTACCTGGTTCAGGAATCTATCAAGGGATTGGATGCTTACGTCAAAGGAGAAATTACAGATTTTTCTCAAGTAGGAATCAAAGCTCTTGATGATTATACCGTTCAATACACATTGAACAAGCCAGAAAGTTTCTGGAATTCTAAGACAACAATGGGTGTTCTGGCTCCTGTTAATGAAGAATTTTTGAACTCTAAAGGGGATGACTTTGCTAAAGGTACGGACCCAAGCAGCATTCTCTATAATGGACCATTCTTACTCAAATCAATCGTAGCCAAATCATCAGTCGAGTTCGAAAAGAATCCAAACTATTGGGACAAAGACAATGTCCATCTTGATAAAGTGAAATTATCCTTCTGGGATGGTCAAGATACTAATAAGCCAACTGAAGCTTTCAAAGACGGTAGCTTTACAATGGCTCGCCTCTTCCCAACAAGTGCTAGTTACTCAGAGACTGAAAAAACATTCAAAGACAATATCGTTTATACCCAACAAGATTCTACTACTTATTTAGTAGGCACAAATATCGATCGCCAGTCTTATAAGTACACTTCTAAGACAACAGATGAGGAAAAAGTATCAACCAAGAAGGCACTTTTGAATAAGGACTTCCGTCAAGCTATTGCATTTGGTTTTGACAGAACAGCCTACGCTTCTCAAGTAAATGGTGCAAGCGGGGCTACTAAACTGCTTCGTAACTTATTTGTTCCTCCTACATTTGTACAGGCAGATGGGAAAAACTTTGGGGAATTAGTTAAGGAAAAATTGGTGACCTATGGAGATGAGTGGAGTAACGTAAACTTGGATGATGCCCAAGATGGACTCTACAATCCTGACAAAGCCAAAGCAGAATTCGCTAAAGCTAAGACAGCCCTTCAAGCGGAAGGTGTGAAATTCCCAATCCACTTGGATATGCCTGTAGATCAAACAAATACAACAAAAGTTCAACGTGTTCAATCTTTTAAACAGTCAGTTGAAGAAAATCTAGGATCAGATAATGTGGTTATCGATATCCAACAGCTCCAAAAAGACGATGTTCAAAACATTACCTACTTCGCTGAAACTGCGGCTGGAGAAGACTGGGATATCTCAGATAACGTGGGTTGGTCTCCAGACTATATCGATCCATCTACTTATCTTGATATTATCAAGCCTTCTGTAGGAGAAAACACGAAAACATATCTAGGATTTGATTCTGGGACAAACAACGCTGCGGCTAAGCAAGTTGGTTTAGAAGACTACGAAAAAATGGTTGTGGAAGCTGGTGAAGAAACTACTGATGTTTCAAAACGTTATGAGAAATATGCTGCTGCCCAAGCTTGGTTGACAGACAGTGCCTTGCTCATTCCAACAACTTCTCAAACTGGTCGTCCAATGTTGTCTAAGATGGTACCATTTACACTTCCATTTGCATACTCTGGTAACAAGGGTATGAGCGAAGCCCTTTTGTACAAATATCTAGAAGTACAAGATAAGGCAGTGACAATAGAAGAATACCAAAAAGCTCAAGAAAAATGGTTGAAAGAAAAAGAAGAGTCAAATAAAAAGGCCCAAGAAGATCTCGCAAACCATGTGAAATAA
- a CDS encoding DUF1273 domain-containing protein, which translates to MTSALILGYSAFDLGLFNDKDVRVDIIKTAIRRDLERLAEDGVNWLVFTGTLGFEYWALQVAKDMKANYGFQLATIFDFETHGSNWNEANQAKLSEFKQVDFVKYAYPQYEHKGQLRDYQIFLLENTDTCYLFYDEENETKLRYFYQMMKNQADYVTRRLTFEDLNEIVENFSEK; encoded by the coding sequence ATGACATCAGCCTTGATTTTAGGCTATTCAGCCTTCGACCTTGGTCTCTTTAATGACAAGGATGTTCGCGTTGATATTATCAAAACAGCCATTCGGAGAGACCTGGAACGTCTAGCAGAGGATGGGGTGAACTGGCTTGTCTTTACAGGGACCTTGGGCTTTGAGTACTGGGCGCTTCAGGTGGCAAAAGACATGAAAGCAAACTATGGATTTCAGCTGGCGACCATTTTTGATTTTGAAACCCATGGCAGTAATTGGAATGAAGCAAATCAAGCGAAATTGAGTGAGTTCAAGCAGGTTGATTTTGTCAAATACGCCTATCCACAATATGAGCACAAGGGACAATTACGCGATTATCAAATATTTCTGCTGGAAAATACAGATACTTGTTACCTTTTTTACGACGAAGAAAACGAAACCAAGTTACGATATTTTTACCAAATGATGAAAAATCAAGCGGACTATGTTACAAGAAGATTAACATTTGAGGACTTGAATGAAATAGTAGAAAATTTTTCTGAAAAGTAA
- the rfbD gene encoding dTDP-4-dehydrorhamnose reductase, producing MILITGANGQLGTELRYLLDERNVDYVAVDVAEMDITNAEMVEKVFAEVKPTLVYHCAAYTAVDAAEDEGKELDFAINVTGTENVAKVSEKYGATLVYISTDYVFDGKKPAGQEWEVDDLPDPQTEYGRTKRMGEELVENLTSQYYIIRTAWVFGNYGKNFVFTMQNLAKIHKTLTVVNDQHGRPTWTRTLTEFMTYLTENQKAFGYYHLSNDSTEDITWYDFAVEILKDSDVEVIPVDSSKFPAKAKRPLNSTMSLAKAKATLSSPINFSPIRKA from the coding sequence ATGATATTAATTACAGGTGCAAATGGTCAACTCGGTACCGAACTACGTTATTTACTAGATGAACGAAATGTAGACTATGTTGCAGTTGATGTGGCCGAAATGGATATCACGAATGCTGAAATGGTTGAGAAGGTATTTGCTGAAGTCAAGCCAACTCTGGTCTATCATTGTGCAGCCTACACTGCTGTTGATGCTGCAGAAGACGAGGGGAAAGAACTGGATTTTGCCATCAACGTAACTGGAACTGAAAATGTAGCCAAGGTCTCTGAGAAATACGGAGCTACTCTGGTCTATATCTCGACAGACTACGTCTTTGATGGGAAGAAACCCGCCGGACAAGAATGGGAAGTCGATGACCTACCTGATCCGCAGACAGAGTACGGACGTACCAAGCGAATGGGTGAAGAACTCGTTGAAAACCTTACGTCACAGTATTACATCATCCGCACTGCTTGGGTCTTTGGAAATTATGGAAAGAACTTTGTTTTTACCATGCAAAATCTAGCCAAAATCCATAAAACTCTCACTGTTGTCAACGACCAACACGGCCGCCCAACTTGGACACGTACCTTGACTGAGTTCATGACCTACTTGACTGAAAATCAAAAAGCATTTGGCTACTACCACTTATCAAATGACTCAACTGAAGATATCACTTGGTATGACTTTGCTGTCGAGATTCTTAAAGACAGTGATGTCGAAGTAATCCCTGTAGACTCCAGCAAGTTTCCTGCCAAGGCCAAACGTCCCCTCAACTCAACTATGAGCTTGGCAAAAGCAAAGGCAACACTATCGTCACCGATAAATTTCTCACCGATAAGAAAAGCCTGA
- a CDS encoding class I SAM-dependent RNA methyltransferase gives MKEQFNLIATAAAGLEAVVGREVRDLGYDCQVENGRVRFQGDVKAIIETNLWLRAADRIKIVVGSFPAKTFEELFQGVFALDWENYLPLGARFPISKAKCVKSKLHNEPSVQAISKKAVVKKLQKHYARPEGVPLMETGPEFKIEVSIMKDVATVMIDTTGSSLFKRGYRTEKGGAPIKENMAAAILQLSNWYPDKPLIDPTCGSGTFCIEAAMIARKMAPGLRRSFAFEEWNWFSDRLIQEVRTEAAKKIDRELELDIMGCDIDARMVEIAKANAQAAGVAGDITFKQMRVQDLRTDKINGVIISNPPYGERLSDDAGVTKLYAEMGQVFAPLKTWSKFILTSDEAFESKYGSPADKKRKLYNGTLKVDLYQYFGQRVKRQEVK, from the coding sequence ATGAAAGAACAATTTAATTTAATCGCAACTGCTGCGGCGGGTCTTGAGGCTGTCGTTGGACGTGAGGTGCGGGACCTTGGTTATGATTGCCAGGTTGAAAATGGGCGTGTCCGCTTCCAAGGAGATGTGAAGGCAATCATTGAGACCAATCTTTGGCTTCGTGCAGCGGATCGCATCAAGATTGTAGTCGGAAGTTTTCCAGCTAAGACCTTTGAAGAGCTTTTTCAAGGTGTTTTTGCTCTAGATTGGGAAAATTATCTCCCGCTAGGAGCACGTTTCCCGATATCAAAGGCAAAATGTGTGAAGTCTAAACTTCATAACGAGCCTAGTGTTCAGGCTATCTCTAAGAAGGCTGTTGTGAAGAAATTACAAAAACACTATGCCCGCCCAGAAGGAGTTCCCTTGATGGAAACGGGTCCCGAGTTTAAGATTGAGGTATCTATCATGAAAGATGTGGCAACTGTCATGATTGACACGACAGGCTCCAGTCTCTTTAAACGTGGTTATCGTACGGAAAAGGGTGGGGCGCCTATCAAGGAAAATATGGCAGCGGCCATTTTACAACTATCTAACTGGTATCCAGACAAGCCCTTGATTGATCCAACCTGTGGTTCAGGAACTTTCTGTATCGAGGCGGCTATGATTGCTAGAAAGATGGCTCCTGGCCTTCGCCGTTCCTTTGCTTTTGAGGAATGGAACTGGTTCAGCGATCGGTTAATCCAAGAAGTTCGCACAGAGGCGGCTAAGAAAATTGATCGTGAACTTGAGTTGGACATTATGGGCTGTGATATAGATGCTCGCATGGTGGAAATTGCTAAGGCAAATGCTCAAGCAGCAGGTGTCGCAGGTGATATCACCTTTAAGCAAATGCGGGTACAGGACTTGCGCACTGACAAGATTAATGGCGTTATCATTTCCAATCCACCATATGGGGAACGTTTGTCTGATGATGCAGGAGTTACCAAGCTCTATGCTGAGATGGGACAAGTCTTTGCACCACTGAAAACGTGGAGTAAATTTATCCTGACGAGTGACGAAGCTTTTGAAAGCAAGTATGGAAGTCCAGCTGATAAAAAGCGAAAACTGTATAATGGGACCTTAAAAGTGGATTTGTATCAATACTTTGGTCAGCGTGTCAAACGCCAAGAGGTAAAATAG
- the pbp1a gene encoding penicillin-binding protein PBP1A, translated as MNKQTFLRIAKYVSISLLTVFIAAVMLGGGLFLYYVSKAPELSESKLVATTSSKIYDSNDELIADLGSERRVNAQANEIPTDLVNAIVSIEDHRFFNHRGIDTIRILGATLRNLRGGGGLQGASTLTQQLIKLTYFSTSTSDQTLSRKAQEAWLAVQLEQKATKQEILTYYINKVYMSNGNYGMQTAAQSYYGKDLKDLSIPQLALLAGMPQAPNQYDPYSHPEAAQERRNLVLSEMKGQGYITAEQYEKAINTPITDGLQSLKSANSYPPYMDNYLKEVIDQVEQETGYNLLTTGMDVYTNVDPKVQQHLWDIYNTDEYVNYPDDEMQVASTIVDVTNGKVIAQLGSRHQSSNVSFGINQAVETNRDWGSTMKPITDYAPALEYDIYDSTASIVHDVPYNYPGTDTPVYNWDRSYFGNITIQYALQQSRNVTAVETLNKVGLDRAKTFLNGLGIDYPDMHYANAISSNTAESNKKYGASSEKMAAAYAAFANGGIYRKPMYINKIVFSDGSSKEFSDPGTRAMKETTAYMMTDMMKTVLAYGTGRGAYLPWLPQAGKTGTSNYTDDEIENYVKNTGYVAPDEMFVGYTRKYSMAVWTGYSNRLTPIVGDGFYVAAKVYRSMMTYLSEDDHPGDWTMPEGLYRGGEFVFKKGARPAWTTPAPQQSQTPESPTTESPTTESSSSTSETSSTQSSTTTPNSGASENNTQQPNPRTNVQNQTPQVQPRRQ; from the coding sequence ATGAACAAACAAACTTTTCTGCGAATAGCTAAGTATGTCAGCATCAGTCTCTTAACTGTATTTATCGCAGCTGTAATGCTTGGTGGAGGTCTCTTCCTCTACTATGTTAGCAAGGCTCCAGAACTTTCTGAAAGTAAACTAGTTGCTACAACGTCAAGTAAGATCTATGATAGCAATGACGAGCTTATCGCTGATCTTGGATCGGAACGTCGTGTCAATGCCCAAGCAAACGAAATACCGACCGATTTGGTCAACGCTATTGTTTCGATTGAGGACCATCGGTTCTTTAATCACCGAGGAATCGACACGATCCGTATCCTAGGTGCTACCCTACGAAACCTTCGTGGTGGTGGAGGTCTGCAAGGAGCTTCCACCTTGACACAGCAGTTGATCAAGTTAACCTATTTCTCTACGTCAACTTCTGACCAAACCCTTTCTCGTAAGGCTCAGGAAGCTTGGTTAGCCGTTCAGCTAGAACAAAAAGCGACTAAACAAGAGATCTTGACATACTACATCAACAAGGTTTACATGTCAAACGGTAATTACGGAATGCAGACAGCTGCCCAAAGTTACTATGGCAAGGATCTCAAAGATTTAAGTATTCCTCAACTGGCTCTCCTTGCCGGGATGCCTCAGGCGCCAAACCAGTATGATCCATACTCGCATCCAGAAGCTGCTCAAGAACGTCGTAATCTCGTCCTCTCTGAGATGAAGGGGCAAGGTTACATTACAGCTGAGCAATATGAAAAAGCGATTAATACTCCGATCACAGACGGACTTCAAAGTCTAAAATCGGCTAATAGTTATCCTCCATACATGGACAACTATCTCAAAGAGGTGATCGATCAAGTCGAACAAGAAACAGGCTACAACCTCTTAACGACTGGTATGGATGTCTACACCAACGTTGATCCTAAAGTTCAACAACATCTCTGGGATATCTACAATACCGACGAGTATGTCAACTATCCAGATGATGAAATGCAAGTAGCTTCAACGATTGTGGATGTGACAAACGGGAAAGTTATTGCTCAGTTAGGTTCTCGTCACCAATCAAGCAATGTTTCCTTCGGAATCAACCAAGCTGTTGAAACCAACCGTGACTGGGGTTCTACCATGAAGCCAATCACAGACTATGCTCCTGCCTTAGAGTATGACATCTACGATTCAACTGCTTCGATTGTACATGATGTTCCTTACAACTATCCTGGAACAGATACCCCTGTTTACAACTGGGATAGAAGTTATTTTGGAAATATCACCATCCAATATGCGCTCCAACAATCACGGAACGTTACAGCCGTAGAAACCTTGAATAAAGTTGGTTTAGACAGAGCCAAAACCTTCCTAAATGGACTTGGTATTGACTATCCAGATATGCACTATGCAAATGCCATTTCAAGTAATACAGCTGAATCTAACAAAAAGTATGGAGCAAGTAGCGAAAAGATGGCTGCTGCTTACGCAGCTTTTGCTAACGGTGGTATCTACCGCAAGCCGATGTATATCAACAAAATTGTCTTCAGTGATGGCAGTTCAAAAGAATTCTCTGATCCTGGTACTCGTGCCATGAAAGAGACAACAGCCTATATGATGACGGATATGATGAAAACTGTCCTAGCATATGGAACTGGTCGAGGAGCCTACCTCCCATGGTTGCCACAAGCTGGTAAAACTGGTACATCAAACTACACAGATGATGAGATTGAAAACTACGTCAAGAACACAGGTTATGTAGCTCCAGACGAAATGTTCGTTGGCTATACTCGTAAATATTCAATGGCCGTTTGGACTGGTTACTCGAACCGCCTGACTCCTATTGTTGGTGATGGCTTCTATGTTGCTGCTAAGGTTTACCGTTCGATGATGACTTATCTATCTGAAGATGATCATCCTGGCGACTGGACTATGCCAGAAGGACTCTACAGAGGTGGAGAATTCGTCTTTAAAAAAGGTGCACGTCCTGCGTGGACTACTCCTGCTCCTCAGCAAAGTCAAACACCTGAAAGCCCGACAACTGAAAGTCCGACAACTGAAAGCTCTAGCTCAACTTCAGAGACTTCTAGTACACAATCAAGTACAACAACTCCAAATTCGGGTGCGAGCGAGAACAATACTCAACAACCAAACCCAAGAACTAATGTGCAAAATCAAACACCCCAAGTACAACCACGAAGACAGTAG
- the recU gene encoding Holliday junction resolvase RecU: protein MVNYPHKISSQKRQAPLSQTKNFANRGMSFEKMINATNDYYLSHGLAVIHKKPTPIQIVRVDYPQRSRAKIVEAYFRQASTTDYSGVYDGYYIDFEAKETRQKHAIPMKNFHLHQIQHMEQVLAQQGICFVLLHFSSQQETYLLPAIDLIRFYHQDKGQKSMPLGYIRENGYRIEPGAFPQIPYLDIIKEHLLGGKTR from the coding sequence ATGGTCAACTATCCACATAAAATTTCATCTCAAAAGAGACAAGCACCCCTGTCACAAACTAAAAATTTCGCAAATCGGGGAATGTCTTTTGAAAAGATGATCAATGCTACGAACGACTACTATTTGTCGCATGGGTTAGCTGTTATTCACAAGAAACCGACTCCCATCCAAATCGTACGTGTCGACTATCCCCAACGAAGTCGAGCCAAGATCGTTGAAGCCTACTTTAGACAAGCCTCAACTACTGACTATTCAGGGGTTTATGATGGATACTACATCGACTTTGAAGCAAAGGAAACCAGGCAAAAACATGCGATACCGATGAAGAATTTTCATCTCCATCAGATCCAGCATATGGAACAAGTCCTTGCCCAGCAAGGAATCTGCTTTGTACTCCTTCACTTTTCTTCTCAGCAAGAAACCTACTTATTGCCGGCTATTGACCTCATCCGTTTCTATCATCAAGATAAGGGACAGAAGTCAATGCCACTTGGATATATTCGAGAAAATGGATATAGGATTGAGCCGGGTGCCTTTCCTCAAATTCCCTATCTCGACATTATCAAAGAACATTTACTAGGTGGTAAAACAAGATGA
- a CDS encoding galactofuranosyltransferase, with amino-acid sequence MKYYLKDSFLHNEYEKNAGNKARNDVEAILISEGYKGLELKVENWYKMNFFKAQQHKYRAIKSVFDQLGSGDELLIQFPIIHHTFFISQLIKQAQNRGVKFYLVIHDIETLRHVGNSAVKLRHKVRNYFQEKAALTSVDGIIVHNDIMKNALTIQGIPSDKMVSLEIFDYLIPNFEEKSVPQKEEAIIIAGNLIPTKSGYLYNLPEQPAYNLYGMGYDESRALKNTTYFGSFMPDDLPNALQGSFGLVWDGDSSETCKGSFGNYLRINNSHKASLYLASGFPLVVWKESALAHFVLDKQCGIAIDSLHDLQKALDDLTDQDYMELSANARQVGVAIRSGDYLKSAISKLK; translated from the coding sequence GTGAAATATTATCTGAAGGATTCATTTCTGCATAATGAATACGAAAAGAATGCAGGAAATAAGGCACGAAATGACGTGGAAGCTATTCTAATCTCAGAGGGTTATAAGGGGTTGGAACTCAAGGTTGAGAATTGGTATAAGATGAATTTCTTTAAAGCTCAGCAACACAAATATCGGGCAATCAAGTCTGTGTTTGATCAGTTAGGATCTGGAGATGAATTGCTGATTCAGTTCCCGATTATCCACCATACATTTTTCATCTCACAACTCATTAAGCAGGCGCAAAATAGAGGAGTCAAATTCTATCTTGTGATCCATGATATTGAAACCTTACGTCATGTAGGAAATTCAGCAGTGAAACTTCGTCATAAAGTGAGAAATTACTTCCAAGAGAAGGCGGCTCTTACATCAGTGGATGGCATTATCGTTCATAATGATATCATGAAAAATGCCTTGACAATTCAAGGCATACCATCAGATAAAATGGTTAGCTTGGAGATTTTTGACTATCTGATTCCGAACTTTGAGGAAAAAAGTGTTCCCCAAAAAGAAGAAGCGATTATCATCGCCGGAAATCTAATTCCAACAAAATCAGGCTATCTTTATAATTTGCCAGAACAGCCAGCCTATAATCTCTATGGAATGGGGTACGATGAAAGTCGTGCATTGAAAAATACCACCTACTTTGGTTCCTTTATGCCAGATGACCTCCCAAATGCTCTTCAAGGTAGTTTTGGTTTGGTGTGGGATGGTGATAGTTCAGAAACTTGCAAAGGTTCTTTCGGAAATTACCTACGTATTAACAACTCCCACAAGGCTTCTCTTTATTTGGCTTCGGGCTTTCCTCTAGTTGTTTGGAAAGAGTCTGCCCTTGCGCATTTTGTGCTAGATAAGCAATGTGGTATAGCAATTGATTCTCTACATGACCTCCAAAAGGCACTGGACGATTTGACAGATCAAGATTACATGGAACTGTCGGCTAATGCCAGACAAGTAGGAGTAGCGATTCGAAGTGGAGATTATCTGAAATCGGCCATTTCTAAATTGAAGTAA